A region of Jannaschia sp. W003 DNA encodes the following proteins:
- a CDS encoding phytanoyl-CoA dioxygenase family protein, whose product MRDHPDAAARLRALLRETAAEDAPRAARIERGVPVYDCAALAGDLADPEGRAALMAEWAHVLGEGPGALALAGAVEDLGALDAATAAYGRIIDAERGRGGADHFAAAGANDRVWNAAQKLCLAEPETFARVFGCMPVAAVCEAWLGPAYQMTAQINVVRPGGAAQRPHRDYHLGFMPEAEARRFPAHAHALSPALTLQGAIAHVDMPVESGPTKLLPWSQHLEGGYLAMHHDDVAAVFEEAHVQVPLRRGDALFFSPALLHAGGANRTADVERMANLLQVSSCMGRAMEAVDRAAMCRALYPALLDLADDLGPTRTEAAVAACAEGYAFPTNLDRDPPAGGLAPPSQADVMRAALAKRLDPAAFAERLDAHAARRQP is encoded by the coding sequence GTGAGGGACCACCCCGACGCCGCCGCGCGTTTGCGCGCGCTCCTGCGCGAGACGGCGGCGGAGGACGCCCCCCGCGCCGCCCGGATCGAACGCGGCGTTCCGGTCTACGACTGCGCCGCCCTCGCCGGCGATCTGGCGGACCCCGAGGGGCGCGCGGCGCTCATGGCCGAATGGGCCCACGTGCTGGGCGAGGGGCCGGGCGCGCTGGCGCTGGCTGGGGCGGTCGAGGACCTCGGCGCGCTGGATGCCGCGACCGCCGCCTACGGGCGCATCATCGACGCCGAGCGGGGGCGGGGCGGCGCCGACCACTTCGCCGCCGCGGGTGCCAACGACCGGGTGTGGAACGCGGCGCAGAAGCTCTGCCTCGCGGAGCCCGAGACCTTCGCGCGGGTGTTCGGATGCATGCCCGTCGCGGCGGTCTGCGAGGCGTGGCTCGGGCCGGCCTACCAGATGACGGCGCAGATCAACGTGGTCCGCCCCGGCGGCGCGGCGCAGCGGCCGCACCGGGATTACCACCTCGGCTTCATGCCCGAGGCCGAGGCGCGCCGCTTCCCGGCCCATGCCCATGCGCTCTCGCCCGCGCTGACCCTGCAGGGCGCCATCGCCCACGTCGACATGCCCGTGGAAAGTGGCCCGACCAAGCTGCTGCCCTGGTCGCAGCACCTCGAAGGCGGCTACCTCGCCATGCACCACGACGACGTGGCGGCGGTGTTCGAGGAGGCCCACGTGCAGGTGCCGCTCCGCCGGGGCGACGCGCTGTTCTTCTCGCCCGCGCTGCTCCACGCCGGGGGCGCGAACCGGACGGCAGACGTCGAGCGCATGGCGAACCTCCTGCAGGTCTCCTCCTGCATGGGCCGCGCGATGGAGGCCGTGGACCGCGCCGCCATGTGCCGCGCGCTCTACCCCGCGCTGCTGGACCTCGCGGACGACCTCGGCCCCACCCGCACCGAGGCCGCCGTCGCCGCTTGCGCCGAAGGATACGCCTTTCCCACCAACCTCGACCGCGACCCGCCCGCGGGCGGCCTCGCCCCTCCCTCCCAGGCCGACGTGATGCGCGCCGCCCTCGCCAAGCGCTTGGACCCGGCCGCCTTCGCGGAGCGCCTCGACGCCCACGCCGCCCGCCGCCAGCCCTGA
- the iolB gene encoding 5-deoxy-glucuronate isomerase: MPDLLHRPIGTRGEVHRITPESAGWRYVGFALHRLRAGDRAAGATGEREAILVIVEGKARIEAAGEDFGTVGDRMDVFERTPPHALYVPRRSDWGAVAETDCTVAVCTAPAHTDRPARRLGPDGVTQATRGKGTNERHIHNIAMEDRDVADSLLVTEVFTPAGHWSSYPSHRHDEDDPERITYLEETYYHRLDPSDGWAVQRVYTDDRRLDETMAVSDGDVVCVPRGHHPCGAPYGFDLYYLNVMAGPRRMWRFIAAPEVAWIMERDAKG, from the coding sequence ATGCCCGACCTCCTCCACCGTCCCATCGGCACCCGCGGCGAGGTGCACCGCATCACCCCCGAGAGCGCCGGCTGGCGCTACGTGGGCTTCGCGCTCCACCGCTTGCGCGCGGGCGACCGGGCCGCGGGCGCCACCGGCGAGCGCGAGGCGATCCTGGTGATCGTCGAGGGCAAGGCGCGGATCGAGGCCGCCGGCGAGGACTTCGGCACCGTCGGGGACCGCATGGACGTGTTCGAGCGCACGCCTCCCCACGCGCTCTACGTGCCGCGCCGCTCGGACTGGGGGGCGGTGGCCGAGACCGACTGCACCGTCGCCGTCTGCACCGCGCCCGCGCACACGGACCGCCCCGCGCGGCGCCTCGGGCCGGACGGCGTCACGCAGGCGACGCGCGGCAAGGGGACCAACGAGCGCCACATCCACAACATCGCCATGGAGGACCGCGACGTGGCCGACAGCCTGCTGGTCACGGAGGTGTTCACCCCCGCCGGCCACTGGTCGAGCTACCCCTCGCACCGCCACGACGAGGACGATCCCGAGCGGATCACCTATCTCGAGGAGACCTACTACCACCGCCTCGATCCCTCGGACGGCTGGGCCGTGCAGCGGGTCTACACCGACGACCGGCGGCTGGACGAGACCATGGCGGTGAGCGACGGCGACGTGGTCTGCGTGCCGCGCGGGCACCATCCCTGCGGCGCGCCCTACGGCTTCGACCTCTACTACCTCAACGTGATGGCCGGGCCGCGGCGCATGTGGCGGTTCATTGCGGCCCCCGAGGTGGCGTGGATCATGGAGCGCGACGCGAAAGGGTGA
- a CDS encoding LysR family transcriptional regulator has protein sequence MIKGRLTLKQLDAFVAVVDAGSFRRAADLLGTTQPNVSARIAALEAVLGARLMHRDAGSVRLTAAGDVLLVEARAVLAAAEALLERAGRRDAVAGRLRLGATELVAATWLRAFLRRLRADWPAIAVELEVDLSAAIARRLRDGECDLALIAGAAPAPGDVDLGESPFGWLAAPALAERLGPRPDVADLLPHGVLTHARGTAAAGELLGFCAAEGLPVDRIVTSSSAAATLQMAEDGMGVALVPPAMARGQIAAGTLWVVEAAWTPAPLRVVARIDPGRAAPFVRRAAALAAEASAEHRDS, from the coding sequence ATGATCAAAGGCCGCCTCACGCTCAAGCAGCTCGACGCCTTCGTGGCCGTGGTGGACGCCGGCTCGTTCCGCCGCGCCGCGGACCTGCTCGGAACCACGCAGCCCAACGTCTCGGCGCGCATTGCGGCGCTGGAGGCGGTGCTCGGCGCGCGGCTGATGCACCGCGACGCCGGCTCGGTGCGCCTGACCGCCGCCGGAGACGTGCTGCTGGTCGAGGCCCGCGCCGTGCTCGCCGCCGCCGAGGCACTGCTGGAACGGGCGGGACGGCGGGATGCTGTGGCGGGGCGCCTGCGCCTCGGCGCAACGGAGCTGGTCGCGGCCACCTGGCTGCGCGCCTTCCTGCGCCGCCTGCGCGCCGACTGGCCCGCCATCGCGGTGGAGCTGGAGGTGGACCTCTCGGCCGCGATCGCCCGGCGGCTGCGCGACGGCGAGTGCGACCTGGCCCTGATCGCCGGCGCCGCGCCCGCGCCGGGCGACGTGGATCTCGGCGAGAGCCCCTTCGGGTGGCTCGCGGCCCCCGCGCTCGCGGAGCGGCTCGGCCCGCGCCCGGACGTGGCGGACCTCCTGCCGCACGGAGTCCTGACCCACGCGCGCGGCACCGCCGCGGCGGGCGAGCTGCTGGGCTTCTGCGCCGCCGAGGGCCTGCCCGTGGACCGCATCGTCACCTCGTCGAGCGCCGCCGCCACGCTGCAGATGGCCGAGGACGGGATGGGTGTCGCCCTCGTGCCCCCGGCCATGGCGCGCGGTCAGATCGCCGCCGGGACGCTGTGGGTGGTGGAGGCGGCCTGGACGCCCGCGCCGCTGCGCGTGGTGGCCCGCATCGACCCCGGCCGCGCCGCCCCCTTCGTGCGCCGCGCCGCCGCGCTGGCCGCCGAGGCGAGCGCGGAGCATCGCGATTCGTGA
- a CDS encoding hydantoinase/oxoprolinase family protein has translation MREAKARLGVDIGGTFTDVVVETGGGARHSAKVLTTYAAPEDAIVEGMHRVCAAAGLRPAALGQVIHGTTLATNALIERRGARTALVTTEGFRDVIEMRTESRFEQYDLNLRLPEPLLPRQMRFTVPERVDARGRTVVPLERAAVEAVADRLAEARVESVAVGLLHSYLDPAHERLVRDVLAERLPEVSVSLSSEVSPQMREYERFNTTVANAYVKPLMASYLGRLRRRLAAEGADCAVFLMHSGGGIMSLEDASAFPVRLVESGPAGGAVFAADVAARHGLGRVLSFDMGGTTAKICLIRNGAPKTARVFEVARSYRFKKGSGMPISIPVIDMVEIGAGGGSLASVDAMGRIQVGPESAGSEPGPACYGHGGARPAVTDADLVLGKLDPANFAGGTIPLHPDRSEEALAAQVGDRLGMDAVAAAHGVAEVVDETMANAARVHAVENGEDLAGYTMIAFGGAAPLHAGRLAQKLGIDRVLVPPGAGVGSAIGFLRAPFSFEATRSVYMRLREFDAGAARTLLEELAAEAAGFVRTCDADAAIGTEAKLFMRYVGQGWEIPVALPAELARAPEAAAVLARFEADYARLFGRTVEGLDVEVTVWSVLAATPSAAAEAVAGAGEGAEAPAAAERTVFDPVAGRPAAARVVERTALGRDARVTGPAAIVEAETTVIVPAGWQAVQRADGCLDIAREGGA, from the coding sequence ATGCGTGAGGCGAAGGCCCGGCTGGGCGTGGACATCGGCGGCACCTTCACCGACGTCGTGGTGGAGACCGGGGGCGGCGCGCGCCATTCGGCCAAGGTTCTGACCACCTACGCCGCGCCCGAGGACGCCATCGTCGAGGGCATGCACCGCGTCTGCGCCGCCGCCGGCCTCCGGCCAGCCGCGCTGGGGCAGGTGATCCACGGCACCACGCTCGCCACCAACGCGCTGATCGAGCGGCGCGGCGCGCGCACCGCGCTCGTCACCACCGAGGGCTTCCGCGACGTGATCGAGATGCGCACCGAGTCGCGCTTCGAGCAGTACGACCTGAACCTCCGCCTCCCCGAGCCGCTGCTGCCCCGCCAGATGCGCTTCACGGTACCCGAGCGCGTCGATGCGCGCGGCCGGACCGTGGTGCCGCTGGAGCGCGCCGCCGTGGAGGCCGTGGCCGACCGGCTGGCCGAGGCGCGGGTCGAGAGCGTGGCCGTGGGCCTCCTGCACAGCTACCTCGACCCCGCGCACGAGCGGCTGGTGCGCGACGTGCTGGCGGAGCGGCTGCCGGAGGTGTCCGTCTCGCTGTCCTCCGAGGTCAGCCCGCAGATGCGCGAGTACGAGCGCTTCAACACCACCGTCGCCAACGCCTACGTGAAGCCGCTCATGGCCTCGTATCTCGGGCGGCTGCGGCGGCGGCTGGCGGCGGAGGGCGCGGACTGCGCGGTGTTCCTGATGCATTCGGGCGGCGGGATCATGTCGCTGGAGGACGCGAGCGCCTTTCCGGTGCGGCTGGTGGAATCGGGCCCGGCGGGCGGCGCCGTCTTCGCCGCCGACGTGGCCGCGCGCCATGGGCTCGGCCGCGTGCTCAGCTTCGACATGGGCGGCACGACCGCCAAGATCTGCCTGATCCGGAATGGGGCGCCCAAGACCGCGCGGGTGTTCGAGGTGGCGCGCTCCTACCGGTTCAAGAAGGGCTCGGGGATGCCGATCAGCATTCCCGTGATCGACATGGTGGAGATCGGGGCGGGCGGCGGCAGCCTCGCCTCGGTGGACGCGATGGGGCGCATCCAGGTGGGCCCCGAGAGCGCCGGGTCGGAGCCGGGCCCCGCCTGCTACGGGCACGGCGGCGCGCGGCCCGCCGTAACCGACGCCGACCTCGTGCTGGGCAAGCTCGACCCGGCCAACTTCGCGGGCGGCACGATTCCGCTGCACCCGGACCGCTCCGAGGAGGCGCTGGCGGCGCAGGTGGGGGACCGGCTGGGCATGGATGCCGTGGCCGCGGCCCACGGCGTGGCCGAGGTGGTGGACGAGACCATGGCGAACGCCGCGCGCGTCCATGCGGTGGAGAACGGCGAGGATCTGGCGGGCTACACCATGATCGCCTTCGGCGGCGCCGCGCCCCTCCACGCCGGGCGGCTGGCGCAGAAGCTGGGGATCGACCGGGTTCTGGTGCCGCCGGGCGCGGGGGTCGGCAGCGCCATTGGCTTCCTGCGCGCGCCGTTCTCGTTCGAGGCCACGCGCTCGGTCTACATGCGCCTGCGGGAGTTCGACGCGGGCGCCGCCCGCACGCTGCTGGAGGAGCTGGCGGCCGAGGCGGCGGGCTTCGTGCGGACCTGCGACGCGGACGCCGCCATCGGCACGGAGGCCAAGCTTTTCATGCGCTACGTCGGGCAGGGCTGGGAGATTCCCGTCGCGCTGCCCGCGGAACTGGCCCGCGCGCCCGAGGCGGCGGCGGTGCTCGCGCGCTTCGAGGCCGACTACGCGCGCCTCTTCGGCCGCACCGTCGAGGGGCTGGACGTGGAGGTCACGGTCTGGTCCGTGCTCGCCGCCACGCCGTCCGCCGCCGCCGAGGCGGTGGCCGGGGCGGGCGAGGGCGCCGAGGCCCCCGCGGCCGCGGAGCGAACCGTCTTCGACCCCGTCGCGGGCCGCCCCGCCGCCGCCCGCGTGGTGGAGCGCACCGCGCTGGGGAGGGACGCCCGCGTCACCGGCCCCGCCGCGATCGTCGAGGCGGAGACCACGGTGATCGTGCCTGCCGGCTGGCAGGCTGTACAGCGGGCCGACGGGTGCCTGGACATCGCGAGGGAGGGCGGGGCATGA
- a CDS encoding hydantoinase B/oxoprolinase family protein codes for MSLTDVALQVIWTRLISVVEEQAQALVRTAFSTSVREAGDLSAGVYDAEGRMLAQAVTGTPGHVNAMADAVAHFRREIGVETMAEGDVYVTNDPWMGTGHLHDITVVTPSFLDGRLVGFFACTAHVVDVGGRGFGADASSVYEEGIRLPIMRFADRGEVDRTLLALVRANVREPDQIVGDMHALATSNEIGHRRLVETMREFGLADLAPVSDFILGASRRATLERIAALPRATATGEMTVDGFDRPITLRATVTVHADRIVTDFAGTSPADAKGINCPLVYTKAYACYALKVAIAPDIPNNHASLEPFEVVAEEGTIVHAVHPAPVALRHIVGHFVPDTVFDAFDRIVPGVVPAEGAGCLCNFQVSLRPTAPGGRRAEVLTFNSGGSGARPGADGLNATAFPSGVMTMPVEATEHAGPVMIWRKELRKGSGGAGRTRGGLGQHMEVGALPGHEFDLSAMLDRRDHPARGRRGGAPGAPTEIARSDGASMRVKGRQFVPEGARVVMAFPGGGGYGDPAEREPALVRRDLARGYIDAATARETYGMSGADADAVLAAAKRGEDV; via the coding sequence ATGAGCCTCACGGACGTGGCGCTGCAGGTGATCTGGACGCGCCTGATCTCGGTGGTCGAGGAGCAGGCGCAGGCCCTGGTCCGCACCGCCTTCTCCACCTCCGTGCGCGAGGCGGGCGACCTCTCGGCGGGGGTCTACGACGCCGAAGGGCGGATGCTGGCGCAGGCCGTCACCGGCACGCCGGGCCACGTCAACGCCATGGCCGACGCGGTGGCGCACTTCCGGCGCGAGATCGGCGTGGAGACCATGGCCGAGGGCGACGTCTACGTCACTAACGACCCCTGGATGGGCACGGGCCATCTCCACGACATCACCGTGGTCACGCCGTCGTTCCTCGATGGCCGGCTCGTCGGCTTCTTCGCCTGCACCGCCCACGTGGTCGACGTGGGCGGGCGGGGCTTCGGGGCGGATGCGAGCAGCGTCTACGAGGAGGGCATCCGCCTGCCGATCATGCGCTTCGCGGACCGAGGAGAGGTGGACCGCACGCTGCTGGCGCTGGTGCGCGCCAACGTGCGCGAGCCCGACCAGATCGTGGGCGACATGCACGCGCTCGCCACCTCGAACGAGATCGGCCACCGGCGGCTGGTGGAGACCATGCGCGAGTTCGGGCTCGCGGACCTGGCGCCGGTGTCGGACTTCATCCTCGGCGCTTCGCGGCGCGCCACGCTGGAGCGGATTGCGGCCCTGCCGCGCGCGACGGCGACCGGCGAGATGACCGTGGACGGCTTCGACCGCCCCATCACCCTGCGCGCCACGGTCACGGTCCACGCGGACCGCATCGTCACCGACTTCGCGGGAACCTCGCCCGCCGACGCCAAGGGCATCAACTGCCCGCTGGTCTACACCAAGGCCTATGCCTGCTACGCCCTCAAGGTCGCCATCGCGCCCGACATCCCCAACAACCACGCCTCGCTGGAGCCGTTCGAGGTGGTGGCCGAGGAGGGCACCATCGTGCACGCCGTGCACCCCGCGCCCGTGGCCCTGCGGCACATCGTGGGCCACTTCGTGCCCGACACCGTGTTCGACGCCTTCGACCGGATCGTGCCCGGCGTGGTGCCCGCGGAAGGCGCCGGGTGCCTGTGCAACTTCCAGGTCTCGTTGCGCCCCACCGCGCCGGGCGGGCGGAGGGCCGAGGTGCTGACCTTCAACTCCGGCGGCTCGGGCGCGCGGCCCGGGGCGGACGGCCTGAACGCCACCGCGTTCCCCTCGGGCGTGATGACGATGCCGGTGGAGGCGACCGAGCACGCCGGCCCCGTCATGATCTGGCGCAAGGAGCTGCGCAAGGGCTCGGGCGGCGCGGGGCGCACCCGCGGCGGGCTGGGGCAGCACATGGAGGTGGGCGCGCTTCCGGGGCACGAGTTCGACCTCTCGGCCATGCTCGACCGCCGCGACCACCCCGCGCGGGGACGCCGCGGCGGCGCCCCGGGCGCGCCCACCGAGATCGCCCGGTCCGACGGGGCTTCGATGCGGGTGAAGGGCAGGCAGTTCGTGCCCGAGGGCGCCCGCGTGGTGATGGCCTTCCCGGGGGGCGGCGGCTACGGTGATCCCGCCGAGCGCGAACCCGCGCTCGTGCGCCGCGACCTCGCGCGGGGCTACATCGACGCGGCCACGGCGCGGGAGACCTATGGGATGTCCGGTGCCGACGCCGACGCGGTGCTGGCGGCAGCAAAGCGCGGGGAGGACGTGTAG